In Candidatus Planktophila versatilis, the genomic window CTAGATTCGATATTGATACCGATATTAAGTGAGAGCCCGGAAATATATGGAAATGGGTGTGATGGATCCACAACTAGGGGAGTCAGCACTGGAAAGACTCGCTTATCGTAATAATCCTTCAGCTGACTACGTTCTTCATCCGTGAGTTCGCTAATCTTGCAAAATTCAATGCCATGGGTAGCAAGCTCAGGGATGATGACATCTTTAAATCGCTCGGCTTGGATATTTACTAAATTCTGGGTGCGCTCAAGGACAATTTTCAGCAATTCTCTTGGTGTGTAACCGGCAGAGTTGGGTGTCGTCACGCCTCGCTCAATTTTTGCTTTCAGTGAGGCAACGCGCACCATAAAGAATTCATCTAGATTTGAAGAGAAGATCGACAGAAAGCGCACTCGCTCGAGAAGTGGAATAGTGGGATCTTCTGTCAGTTCCAGCACCCGAGTATCGAAATCGAGCCAGGTTAATTCTCTATCCTGGTAATTCGCTAACTGATCTCTCACGGTCTAAGAATGTCCTAATTCGGTAAATGGTAGGTAACCAACTGGTGAACTACCCACTTTACAAGCACTCCACCCATTATGAGAAAAGAGCGCTGAGCCTAAGCCTGGCTAGAACCTGGCGCGAAGTTGATCAAGGGCTCTTTGCACAAAGAGTGAAGTCTCCAGTGGAAGCACCCAACTCTCTTGTCCTTGAATTTTCTTGCCAAAATTTTCAATCATGAGCTGGTAGGGATCAACTGCATCAAATTCTTCAATGTTTTCACCTAAGCGCAATTGACTTTGTGAGTTCCACGATGTGAATGCTTCTTTGCCAACAAGTTCAACTGATTCTTTCTCGCCGTGCACAATCAAGCTTTGATTTTCTGGCATCTCAAAGGAGGCCACACCTTGTGCAGTAATAGAGCCAGCAAAGCGCAGCTGCCAGGTGGTGGTCAGATCAATTCCGGTCGGCCCCGTCGTGACATCACACTTTTGAATCTCCATCTGCGCGTTATCACCAACTAAGGCTGCCATGGCATGCAGTGGATACACGCCAACATCAAAGAGCGCTCCACCTCCCATAGCCGGTGAGAGTCGATAGTTGCCGTCAATGTTTGCTGGGAAAGTAAATGATGACTCAATCGAGTGCAACTTTCCGATATTTCCAGCTTTCACATAATCAACTAACCGTGCCATGCGTGGATGCCAACGTGACCACACTGCTTCAACGAGCAATCGATCATTTTCTCGGGCAGTCTTCACCATAAGCTCAACTTCACTTGAGTTAATAGCAAATGGTTTTTCACATAAGACATGCTTACCTGCCTTAAGTGCGGCAACGCTCCACTGGCAATGTAAGTGATTGGGAAGGCTGATATAGACGGCATCAACTAACGGATCATTGATTAGCGCTTCGTAACTTTCATGAATTGTTACAGGGTTCAGTGCTCGTGATCGCGCCGAGTCTCGACTAGCCACTGCCTGCACGATCGCATCCGATGCAGCATGCATCGCTGGTGCGATTGCTTTAGTTGCAATCCACCCTGCACCCAGCAGCCCCCAGCGAGTGTTCGTCATCGCAATAGTGAAGGTGTTATGGAACGGCCATTTGATTGCGCTGACTCTTCAGCTGCCTGCATGATTGCAACAACATCTCGGGATTGGGCGGTGGTGACATTCATTGGGATGTTGTTCTGTAAATAGGCGACAACGCTTTGGTGGAATGAATAAGGAGTAGGGGCGGTGTTGGTGATTACTTCCGATGTGCCATCGGCGCGATGGATTGTCAGAATTGCCGGTAAATCAGCGGGGGCTGACCCGGCAGCTGGATCCCAGTTACCGATAATCGCTCCCGTTGTTCCTAATACATAGAACTTTGGTTTACGAGCTGCGGCAAGATCTGAATTGGTAAAAGTTGCGCGAGCCCCACCTGCGAAGGTGATTGAAACATCTGCGTGGTCGGCATTTGTGACATGGGTCCAGAGTCGTTTTTGATTAATTCCGGTGACTGAATCCACCTTCCCCGGAATGATTGCCAAAATTTGATCAATGAAGTGACTGCCCCAGTCAAAGATGGCACCACCTGAGACTTCGACCATTGAGTGCCAATATGAACATGGCTTGGAGTAACCGCCGACAAAGCTCTCGTAAGAGAAGACTTCACCGATACTTCCATCATCAATAAGTTTCTTCATCGTCACAAAATCGGCATCAAAGCGACGGTTTTGATAGACAACGAGCAGCAGGTTCTTTGCGGCAGCCAACTCCATCAATTCGTCACACTCTTGCACCGTCAGCGCCATTGGTTTTTCCAAGATCACATTAATTCCGCGGGCTAGTGACTCCTTCGCCCATTGATAATGGCTGTTGGGTGGAGTTGAGATGACAACAAGTTCAAGTAGCCCAGAATCGAGCATCGCAGTTGAATCGGCAAAGGTTGTGACATCAGGTGCTAAGAGTTGCGCAGCAGCTAATCGCTCCGGATTTGTATCAGCCACAGCTACAAGGTGCAGACCTGGCGTTGCTGCGATTGCACGGTTGTGTTCATCACCGATTGCCCCATATGCGAGCAAGCCAACGCTTATCGCGCCGGAACTTTTGGACATTCAAACCCCTTTTTATTGTGCACTATTGCACTTCGAGTGAGGCGGGTCGGGCTCGAACCGACGACGACCAAATTATGAGTTTGGGGCTCTAACCAACTGAGCTACCGCCTCGTCGGGCGCAATCTTACGGGGTGGGGCCACGAGTATCGAGCCAAGGATTTCTGCAGAGCTTTTATGAGTTGTAAAACCACTTTAATTGGTGGAGCGCAGACCTTTACCCGCGTCCACTAAATGGCATCTTGGTAGCCATCACAGTTATAAATGGCACATTTGAAGTCAAGGGCAAACTAGCCATGAAAGCTACGGCATCTGCCACATTTTGTGGATCTATCGTTGGCTCAATCTTCGTTGATCCATCTGCTTGAGTTGCGCCAACTCGCATCACTTCAGCCATATCTGTATTGGCATTACCAATATCTATTTGGCCAACGGCGATATCAAAAGCGCGACCATCGAGTGAGGCGGTCTTGGTTAGTCCGGTCACAGCGTGTTTTGATGCTGTGTATGCCGATGAATTCGGGCGAGGAATTTGGGCAGAGATAGAACCGTTGTTGATGATGCGCCCACCCATCGGCGATTGAGTTTTCATGAGAGCAAATGCTTGTTGGGTGCAGTAGAAGACGCCAGAGATGTTTACATCCACTACCTTCTGCCAATCTTCAACTTTTACATCCTCTAACGGAACTCCCGGAATCACTACCCCAGCATTATTAAAAAGTAGGTCTACCCGACCGAAACTACTTTTGATTTGTGCAAAAAGAGATTTAACTGATTCGGGATCACTCACATCGCAGACAATGCCGACAGATCCGCCACCTGCTTCTTTAGCGACAGCGTCGATTGCAACCTTGTCACGTCCTGCAGCAACTACTAGCCAACCCTTTTGTGCCAGGGTAATGGCAGTAATACGACCCACGCCACGGCCTGCTCCTGTTACGACTGCAATCTGCTTCATTTGCTTCGCCCCGGAATCTTTCCATCTAGTTCGTCATCAATATGGACCTGAATAATCTCATCAAGTGTATTTTCAGCTTTAAAGCCAAGTGCTCTAGCTCTTGCACTTGTAATGTCGGGGAAGTTCCAGTTAGAGAGCATTTTTTCGATCACAGGATCAGGCTCATCTTTGATGAGTGCAACAATCTCATCTCCCGCCACCCTGCGAAGTGCATCAATTTCATCACCGACCGTGCCCCAAACCCCAGGCATCATCATTGCTCTGTTATCACCGAGAACCGATGTATCTAAATTCGCTGCATGGACAAGAAAACCAACTGCCGAACGAGGTGAAGCGAAATAGTTAGTAGCACTCTTTGAAGCAGGAAGTATGGCCTCTATTCCAACAAGTGGCTCGCGGAGAATATTTGAGAAGAATCCAGAGGCAGCCTTATTAGGTTTTCCTGGGCGAACGCAGATTGTGGGAAGTCGCAGACTTACGCCGTCGACAAAACCCCGTCGGCTATAGTCGTTGACAAGCAGCTCTGAAATTGCTTTCTGAGTGCCATAACTAGTACGAGGCTGCAGATGAAAATCATCATGGATGATCTCTGGGTAAGGCCCGCCATAAACGGCGACAGATGAGGTGAAGACTAATCGCGGCATGTAACCGTTACCAGTAAGACGAATTGCCTCAAGGATGTTCTTAATTCCCTCTACATTGACGCTGTAACCCTTTTCGAAATTAGCCTCTGCCTCACCTGACACAACAGCAGCGAGATGAAAAATGACATCTGGCTTATTTGTAATGAGAGATTGTGCAATTACGGGGTTTGTAATATCTGCAACTACTGGTTTTATTGGAAATTTTGCCGTGGTCGATAACGCTGGAGCCGCAAAGGCATCTGCCAGTGTAAGTTCAGCTATCTCTCGATTACCGAGCTTGCCTGAGCGCGCTAAGTTGTGGGCTAATTTCTGCCCGACCATGCCGCCACCACCGATAATCAAAATTCTCATATCTTTACCCTAGAGGAAAAGTTTTAATATTCCAAGGAAAATCGGTGATGGGTGCGATTATGCGGACTGACTCATTTATGAGTTCATCGTTCCCTTTATTTTTCTTAGCCTCTCAGAACTCGTTCTACATCAATCGGCAAAATAAACGTTAAGGGTGGAGCAACTATGCAAAATTACCCGCATTGAGTTCAATACTTTTCTCTCAACCAATCTCGCCAGATGACCACTTGTTCTTCAATGAGTAATGATTCCCCTAAACCCCTTGGAATTCGCTGATCATGCTCTGGAACATAGGGGATAGTGATGGGTTTTTTCGCTAAATCTGCGCTGAGATTTTTCACAGGCTTTGAAAAAACTTTACCGACAAGCTCTGCCCAATGACTGAGTTCACGGCCCTTATCTGAACCAATATGAATCGAACCAGCTTGACCCAACCCCAAGACGTAGATCAAAGCGCTAGCCATGTCAGCGGCGTATTCGTAAGATCTCACGGTAGCTGGGTTTACTGCGAGGTTAATTTCATCTTCATACATCCCCGAATGCATAAAATTACCTATGGAGTAATGCTCCTGAAGTGGCACTCTCGGGCCCATAAAGGAGAATAACCTGGCGTTAATTCCTTTCACTGCCCCTTCAATGGTGGCAGCTTCAATCAATTTCTCGGTTTCAATTTTTGCTCTCGCATACTCGCTATCAACTTCATCAGAAGGGTCAAGATCTCGCCTTGGCCAATTGAGGGGAATGTTCTCCAAGGAGCTAGGTGATTTTTCATAGATAGCACCGGAACTTGTATGCAAAAAAATCGGCGGGACATCTTGTTTTTTCGCAATCTCAAGTAAATTTTGAGCACCTGTAACACTTGACTCAAAAACATTTCCTAGGTCACCAGCCCGAGTGGCGGTAGTCGTCGGAGTAGCGGCATGAACAATGTGAGTAAAGGTACCTGCGATTTCTTTGCACACCCTTATATCTGACTCAATGATCTTCACATTTTTCTTTGACGTCAGATCAATCCAAGCGTTGACTTTAGATGCATTACGAGTGATCCCAGTGATTTCAATCTTTAAACCGAACTCTTTATTGAGATGCATTAATGATTCAACTAACCACGATCCGACAAATCCCGTCATGCCAGAAATCAGAAAGGAGGCTTTCTCAAGATTAATGTCATTTTCTTGGAAATACTTTGCAACCAAATCAAGATCGGCTTTCGGCAAAGATTTCATGTGCTAATGCTATGTTCGATTGGAACTAGTTCGCCCCTTGGACTCAGGCGCTTAATAACTCTTTAGATAGGTCATGCAATCTCATCTGTTTCAAAGCGAGTTGGAGGGATGAAGGCGTGAGGTTTTCTCCACTCAGATGACTCGGCTGGGTTTGTCTCGGGAGGACCTGACCTAGCGCCACCCCTAGATGATGAGCGTGGGCAGATGAGAGCGGATAGAAGATTGTGGTGAATTCTTGAGAAAAAGGGTTGACCTTATTGGCGATAGGGATTTGAATAGCTGAAGTTTCTTTTGGAAACGATTCTAGAATCAAGGGGGAAAGATGAAGAGTTTGAAGAAGAAAGCCTCAATGCTCGCAGTGGCCTCACTGCTTGGAATGGGTTTAAATAGCACTAGCGCACAAGGCGCTGAAGTTGTAATCGGAATGAGTTCACCATCTCTTGCAGATGCCGGGCAGCAAGTTATTGCAGCTGGCGTTAAGACCTGGGTGGCAAAGCAAGGCTGGACACTCGTTGCTAAGAACGCAAATGGTGTCGCCAAAGATCAGGCAACACAGATTGAAGCACTCATTGAGCAAAAAGTTAGCGCGATTATTCTGGTTCCAGCAGATGCAGCAGCAATTTGCGCACCTATAGCTAAGGCTGAAGCAGCTGGTATTCCTGTCTTTGCAATCGACAGATTGCCAGATGGCTGCAAAGTTGCAGCAACTGTGTTGGCAGATAATTACCTAGCTGGCCAAGACTCCGGTAAGGCAATGGTCAAACTTCTTACTAAGAAGTATGGATCAGCAAAGGGTATCGTCCTTGAGATTCAAGGCGACATGTCAAGCATCACCGCCCAAGACCGTGGAAACGGATTTGATGATGTTATTAAGAAGTATCCAAAGATAACTCTCATCAAGAAGCCAACTAAATGGACTGAGGCTGAATTCTCTAAAGCCACACGTGACGTTGCATCAACTAAAAAACTTGATGGTATCTACATGCACTCCGACTGTGTCGGTTCAGTTGTAGTGACAACAGCACTGAAATCCGTTAACAAGCTCTTCAAGCGTGGAAATGCAAAGCATGTATTCCTTACCGGAGTAGATGGATGCTCAGCCACAATGAAGGTATTCCGCGATGGGTATTTTGATGCAACCTCAAGCCAGGCCTTGCCTGATTTCGGGTCAGTAACAAATCTTGTCAAGGTTGTACTTGAAGGTGGATCAATCACTGAAGGCGCTTTTGCTGCTGAAGGTGCTTCAGGACCAATCTCTGGAAAGATCAAGAACGGCCCAGCTGGCCCAACATTGGCGTTGAAGACAATTCCGGTTACACCGGCAAATGTCGACAACACCGCTTTGTGGGGTAATGCTAAGTAGTTGAGTTAAAAATTCTCCCCGGAGAGATCAGCAATGATCTCTCCGGGGAGAATTAACACTTTTATATGGATGATTGGCGTAGTCTTTTAATAATTAATCTCTTGGAAAAGGATTCGTCTTGAAGAATGAAATGTGCTTGGAAGCTATTGAAGCTACCAAGATCTATGGCAAGACTACGGTTTTGCAGAACGTATCTATGAATGTGCTTAAGGGAGAGGTACACGGGCTTGTTGGTCGCAACGGTGCCGGAAAGTCCACGCTAGTAGGTGGCATCACCGGACTCGTAACGCTAGACCACGGTCATGTAATTTTTGATGGCGTAAAACTTGAACCAGGCAATCCTGAATTCGCACTTAAAGCGGGCATCGCAATTGTTCCGCAACAAATGAGTTCATTCCGCACGCTTTCGGTAGGAGAAAATTTATTTGTTGGCCGCCTGCCCATGGGTAAGCACGGCTTGGTTAATTGGACAAAAGTCTGGGAGATGGCTGAAACTTCTCTGAAATTAGTTGGTCTAGATATTGACCCGAGAGTTCCTATTGCAACTCTTGGTGTTGCATCCCGACAGATGATTGCAATCGCGCAGGCGCTATCTCGATCTGCAAAACTGATAATTCTTGATGAACCAACCGCAGCCTTAGCAAAACCTGAAATTGATAGACTCTTCAAATTAATAGAGAATTTATCTGACTCCGGCGTTTCAATTATTTATATTTCACACCACCTTCAAGAAGTTTTTGCTATTACAGAGAGAGTGACAGTGCTGCGCGATGGCTTATCGCGAGGGACTTTTCAAACTTCTGAAATTTCATCCGATGATTTGATTAGGGAGATGGGGGCTAGCTCTGCGCTCACGAAGAGAGCTCGCAAATCAGATAGTCACTCATCAGATTCGGATCTCGGTAAGAGCGCAGTTGTGCTTGATGTTAAAGATTTAAGTAAGGAAAATGCTTTTAGCCAAATCTCTCTCACGATTCGAACTGGTGAAGTTGTTGGGTTAACCGGGTTAGAGGGATGCGGAAAGCATGAATTAGTTCAGACACTTTTCGGCTTGCAAGGAGCGACATCGGGTAGCGCTGAATACGGTGGCGCAAGTAGCGTTGCAAAGCGCCCCAAAGAAGCGATTTCACGGGGAGTGGGATATCTATCGCAGGATCGTCGAGGAGAAAGCGTATTCGAAAAATTCAACGTTGCAGATAATCTCACGATGACAGTACTTGATAGGTTGCAGAATAAATGGGGCCTGCAATTCCCAAGTAAGGCTAGAAAAGTATCTAAGGATGCAATTAAAACTTACAGCATTGTTTGTACAGGTCCCGGTCAAATTGTTGGCACATTAAGTGGAGGCAACCAGCAAAAGGTTGCACTTGCCAAAATGTTGCAATCCGGTCCTTCTTTGTTACTTCTTGAGGAGCCGACGCAAGGTGTTGATATTGCAGCCAAGGCGAGCATTACGACCATCGTTGCAGAGGCTTGTGAGCGTGGCGCAGGAGTGCTACTCATCTCAGATGAAGTAGAGACTTTGTTACAGGTAACTGACCGAGTCATCGTTCTATATAAGGGCAATAAAGTTAGTGAGTTTGAAACTGAAGATTTAGATGGCGAAACACTTATCCGAGCAATCGAAGGGATCAACGCATGAAAAGAGTAAAATGGATCAACAGATTGGTTGACCATCTAATTTGGATTGTGTTAGCTGTAACAGTTATTGTGATAGCCCTGACAATTGATACCTTCTTCCAGTTCAATAACCTTTCTAATGTGCTGCTTCATGGCACAGTCCTTGGCCTTTTATCTATTGCCGCCGCAACGGTAATTATCGGCGGAGATCAAGATCTCTCGCTCGGTGTGAATATGGGTTTTGTTGGTTATCTGGTTGCCTGGATATCTTTAGGCGAAGGAGATGTCGGTAGTGGTTGGAATGTAAATCCAATTCTTGCAGCATTTATCGGCATTGCCGTGGGTATTGGAATTGGCTGGGTAAATGGCTCATTGGTAACTCGACTTAAGATGGATAGTTTCCTTGTAACTCTCGGAAGTCTTATTGTTTTGGGTGGACTTACCTATGTGTTAAATCAGGCCAGAACTTTGAACGGAATCGACCCGGCCCTGTTGTTTTTAGGAGGAGAGAAATCATTTGGAGTTCCTAACTCAGTAATTCTTACTGCCTGCGCCTTTGGACTTGCGATAATGATCTCTCGCTTTACCAGTAGCGGACGTCGTCTTTATGCAGTGGGAAGCAATGCAGTAGCTGCACGAGCTGCAGGTATTGATCCAGGTGCGGTAAAGCGTCGCATGTTTATGGTTGCCGGAGGAACTGCCGGCGTTGCCGGATTGCTCATCATCGGAGAACTTGGGTCAGCGCCAGCAAATGTTGGTCAGGGTGTGATTTTTGAAGTATTTGCTGCAACAGTTATTGGTGGGGTAAGTCTTTCCGGAGGACGTGGGTCTTACTTCGATGTCTTAGGAGGAGTGCTTTTGTTATCAATCATCGCAAATGCTCTCAACCTCACTACTATCGACCCATTCTGGGTAGAGCCAATTCGAGGATTTATCATTTTGTTCGCCGTCTTCTTGGACTCACAGCGTGAGACTTTGCGCCTGTGGCTCTTTAAGCATGCAACATCCTAAAGTTGCGATGAAAGCACTTTTCATCACTGCTCCTCAAAAGTGGGAGATTTTAGAAGTCCCTACTCCCGAAATCACTCAAGCTGAGGTGCTTCTTCGTGTTGGCTTTGTCGGACTTTGCGGTACTGACCTGGAGCTACTAAACGGAAAGCATCCATATTTTTCAACAAATAATGCTTCTTTCCCAATGCAAATTGGGCATGAGATGAGCGGAACAATTGTTCAATCCATGAATCCAGCTTTACCTGTTGGTACGCAAGTGATTATGGATCCAATCGTAGGGTGCGGAAATTGTGAAGGTTGCAAAAATCGTGCGACGTGGTGTCAGGAGCGCGTTGAGATTGGAGTACGACGCGGGGGACCCGGTGCATTGGCAGAGTATGTAAAAGTCCCTATGGGAAATGTTTATCCGATTCCACAAGGAGTTTCACTTCGTGATGCAACTCTTACCGAGCCGGCAGTCACTGCCATTAATGGCGTATCTAGAATTCAAGCCTCTGGGGGTCGCGCACTAGTAGTGGGAGATGGCACTATTGGAATAATTGCTGCGCAAGTTCTTGCACATAGAGGCTGGAAGGTGCAAGTAGCAGTTCTCAATGAAGTAAGTGCAGAGCGTGTGCGTTCGCTGGGATTTGAACCTGTCATGCCACATCAAATGGAAAGCATTTCAGTCAATGTTGTCGTTGAGGCTGCAGGCACAAATCGTTCCATCCAATCCACATTTAAGGCTGTATCTGCGGGTGGCGAGGTTGTGCTCCTTGGAGTTCCAGATAAACCTATGGAAGGTTTCGATATTGCCGATCTCGTATTACGTGAGATCTCTATTTATGGAGTACTCAATGGGCCTGGTTTGTATAACGAGGCACTTGAACTGATTGCTAAGGGTGTTATTCAGTCATCAAAAATTATTGATCAAGTCTTTGACTTTGCCCAGTTTGGTGATGCAATCAAGTTATTAGCTAACCCAGATAGGAAATTGCCTAAAATCCTCATCGGTATGTAAGTAGCCAGTTAGTTCTGCTTGGTCAGTTGCAGTACCTCAGTGGCGCTGCATTCCTCGGCGGCCCCAGAACTCCCAGAGGGCCATCACACTCAAAACAAGTGCGAATCCGAAGAGAACATCCTCTGCTGGAGCGGAGAAGAATCGAAGTCCCACAATCGCATCAGGGCTATACATCACGATATTTCTTGAGGTGAGCCACCAATTTGTCAGAAACTGGAATGGCAAGATGATTGCATAAGAGGTCCAGAATGCTGGTCGCGTGAGCATGGAAGTTTTAAAGAGAAAGAGGTCTGCCATAACCGCTATGGCAAATGCGGTAATTGCGATATCAGAGTAAATCATTCGCCGAACTCATCTTTACGCCAGTGTGGTTTAACGGTGGTGACGCCCTCAATCGTAAAGATAGCTGCCATCGGAATCACCATAAAGAAAATATATTCCTCTAGCGGAATACTAAACGGTCCATAAATCCCTAACATTTGTTCCCGATCGAAGAACCAGTGGCCTTGTGCGATTGCATAGGCATCCCAAGCAAGAAAAAAAATACTGATGGGCAAAACGCTAATTGCTACTCGCTTGATGCGACGCAAGACGCCGGTCTTCAAATAGATCTCTAGCCAGGCCGAGCCGCAGAAGGTAAATATGAGCATCGCCATATAAGACCACTGTTTCATGCCTGCATTTTTGCATATAACTCTGTGAAAAATTGCTACTGTGTTCGCTATGAGTGAGACTAAATTACGGCTCTTTAGCCGGGTCCGCACTCTCTCCAGCGCGGTGATTGCCATTGCTACCGTGCTCTCACTGCTCTTCTCGCAGTGGCTTGGAACAAACTCCCTGGGCTGGCAGTTAGTTCTGGCAACGATCGCCTTAGCTATTGGTATTCCACATGGCGCCCTAGATCATCTGGTCACACTTCCTAAGGCAGCTCCTATTCGGATGGCGTTATTTATCATGCTCTACGTCGCCATCGCCCTACTCGCTATCTATGCAATCCTGCGATGGAACGTCTGGGGATTCATCTTTGTTGTCATCATGAGTGCCACCCACTTTGGAATCGGAGATGCAGCATTCTTAAGTGAGAAAGATTCACTAGATGGCAGTTCCCGAATTCCGGCTTGGTTCTATGCACCTGCTGCTGGGCTGCTTCCGGTTGCCATCCCGCTGGTAAACAGCCGCAGTACCGATGCACTTGAAAAAGTTAATCCTGCGCTGATTAATTGGCATAGTGGGTTCACTACTGAAATTCTGATGGCAGTTGCCGTAGTTACAACTCTTTGCCTTCTGGCACTGCTCCAACGTAAGCGTTATCGAGATGCACTCGACATTCTGCTCTTGGCCGCCCTCGCCTCCTTTGCACCACCTCTTGTGGCGTTTGCCGTCTACTTCGGCTGTTGGCATGCAATGCGCCATACCGCTCGTCTTACCTCACTCTTACCTAATTCAGAGAGTGCATACTTGCGGGGACGCCCTGGTCAGGCCTTTGTGGCCGCCGTTATTCCAGGGCTGCCAGCACTTGTTGGAACATTAATCTTCGTCGTTATCTTGGCTGGCTTTTCACAACAAGATCTCAGTGACAAATTCTTATGGTTGACCTTGGTCACAATCTGGGCGCTAACAGTTCCTCACATGATAGTCACAGCCAGATTAGACCGCGCCGCACTCAAGAAATAAGTACCGCTTAGTTACTCTTGCCCACATGCTTAAGAAAACTCTTGTTGTGCTCTTACTTCTTAGCGCTACGCCTTCAGCACATGCGGCGCCTGTATATGTTTTTCCGGTAGCAAATTGCGAAGTGAACTATGCACGAGCACATCATGACTATGCCGCGACAGATATTTTGGCAAAGGCGGGCTGCAAATTCGTGGCACCTATTAACGGCGTTGTTGATGAAGTTAATCGGGTAGATACCTGGCGGAGTCCACCTAATCTAGGAATCACACGAGGTGGTTTATCTGTGTCAATTATTGGTGAAGATGGTGTTCGTTACTACGGTTCACATCTGCGATCCATTCCGCTTAGCATTCAGCCCGGCGTTGCAGTTACCGCAGGTCGCATCCTCGGAGCAATTGGAGCTACCGGAAGTGCGCGCGGAACATCGCCACATCTTCACTTTGGAATTTCCTGGCCAACACCGCCAGATACGTGGTGGGTGCGTCGTGGAGAAGTTCTACCGTGGAAGTATTTAGATGCCTGGAAGAACGGTAATGATTTATCTCCCGCAAAAGCTGTTGCTGCAATGAAAGCTAAAGTTGGCGAGATACCACCGGAGCCTAAGAAGTAATTATTTTTGGGAAAAAAATAAGGCCCGTACGATTTCTCGCACGGGCCTTACTTATAAGTGAATTTAGTTAGCGTTCACTGCATCTGCCTGAGGACCCTTAGGACCCTGGACAACCTCGAATGACACTGACTGACCCTCTTCAAGGGACTTGTAACCGTTTCCTTGGATTGCTGAGTAGTGAACGAAAACATCTTGTCCGCCACCATCAACTGCAATGAAACCGAAACCCTTTTCAGAGTTGAACCACTTAACTGTACCTGTTGCCATATTTTTTACTATTCCTTCGATATGTGTAGGTGTTCGAGAATTCCTCGACCACCAGTCTTCGTCTTGCGTTCAGCCATACCGAGTAAAGAAGTAAATCTAACAACGGGTACTGATTAAAGCGTCCGACTAGGGAAAAGCGTACCGGCAATACATGGGTATTCCTATTCCGTAAACAGCTCATACCAACCCAGATCACGCTCAAAAAATGGCTGGGGATTCACAAAGTCAGTCAAAAGTTGTATAAATGAGGTACTCAACTACCAAAGAGTAAGCGTTTGTGGATCGGGGAAGGTCGCACAAGGCAGCCTTGGTAGGAGTTTTTCATATGCACGACAAACGCTATGCCGGATTGATTACCATCCACTCGGCGCCATCACCCCTGCGCCAACATATTGAGTGGGGGTTGAATGCAATTCTTGGCATCACACACGAATACTCATGGCGTGATCAACCACTAGCAACCGGCACCTTGCGCACCATCATTGAATATCGCGCTCCACTTGGAACTGCG contains:
- a CDS encoding cold-shock protein; translation: MATGTVKWFNSEKGFGFIAVDGGGQDVFVHYSAIQGNGYKSLEEGQSVSFEVVQGPKGPQADAVNAN